One Cellulosimicrobium protaetiae genomic region harbors:
- a CDS encoding rhodanese-like domain-containing protein: MTTPPLQTATDAGAKVADGALLIDVRSAGGRAAHGEIPGATLADRNDLDALFGPAGNPAISLDTPVVVVCGSPNGSGPVAEALAQRGYTNVSHVDGGFPAWKDAGLPASDPVEVPADPTPAQA; this comes from the coding sequence ATGACGACCCCGCCCCTCCAGACCGCGACCGACGCCGGCGCCAAGGTCGCCGACGGCGCTCTGCTGATCGACGTGCGCTCGGCCGGCGGCCGCGCCGCTCACGGCGAGATCCCCGGTGCCACGCTCGCGGACCGCAACGACCTCGACGCGCTGTTCGGTCCCGCCGGCAACCCGGCGATCTCGCTCGACACGCCCGTCGTCGTCGTGTGCGGGTCGCCGAACGGCTCCGGCCCCGTCGCCGAGGCGCTCGCCCAGCGCGGCTACACGAACGTGTCCCACGTCGACGGCGGCTTCCCGGCCTGGAAGGACGCCGGCCTACCGGCGTCCGACCCGGTCGAGGTACCCGCCGACCCGACACCGGCGCAGGCCTGA
- a CDS encoding LLM class flavin-dependent oxidoreductase, with protein MSSHQHPHQTATAGGPRPASGRVPLSVLDLAIVPEGATGQDAVRRAVGLARDLDRLGYHRVWYAEHHLSPGVGSASPAVLAAAVAARTERIRVGSGAVLLSTTSPLVAAEQFGTIAALHPGRVDLGLGRAFTPPKDATGAQGSTQGTGGPLRTAPRGTTGPRVVEGLYVPGAPPSNVNDSVLRERILAQKRIVGASRTPVSFRDELDLVLGLRAGTYRDEHGTPYVSPPVEGADWDLWVLASSPGESARVAGELGLPIAANYHVAPSATIDTVAAYREAFRPGVLDEPYVVVSADVLVADTIERARELATPFADWVLSIRSGVDGAIAYPEPGTSPAWEERPEAERALVADRVDTRIVGDPETVVQRLETLRRATGADELLVTTATHDADDARRSFELLAEHWFASSAPDAAAGAVVAPALATTP; from the coding sequence ATGTCGTCCCACCAGCACCCGCACCAGACCGCCACCGCCGGCGGGCCGCGACCGGCGTCCGGCCGCGTCCCGCTGTCCGTCCTCGACCTCGCGATCGTGCCCGAGGGGGCGACGGGCCAGGACGCGGTGCGCCGCGCCGTCGGGCTCGCGCGCGACCTCGACCGGCTCGGCTACCACCGCGTCTGGTACGCCGAGCACCACCTGTCGCCCGGGGTCGGCTCGGCCTCGCCCGCCGTGCTCGCCGCGGCCGTCGCGGCCCGGACCGAGCGCATCCGCGTCGGCAGCGGAGCCGTGCTGCTGAGCACGACGAGCCCGCTCGTCGCCGCCGAGCAGTTCGGGACGATCGCCGCGCTGCACCCGGGCCGCGTCGACCTCGGTCTGGGGCGGGCGTTCACTCCGCCGAAGGACGCGACGGGCGCGCAGGGCAGCACGCAAGGCACCGGCGGTCCGCTGCGGACCGCGCCGCGCGGTACGACCGGGCCGCGCGTCGTCGAGGGGCTCTACGTCCCGGGAGCGCCGCCGTCGAACGTCAACGACTCCGTGCTGCGCGAGCGGATCCTCGCCCAGAAGCGGATCGTCGGCGCCTCGCGCACGCCGGTCAGCTTTCGCGACGAGCTCGACCTCGTGCTCGGTCTGCGTGCCGGGACGTACCGCGACGAGCACGGGACGCCGTACGTGAGCCCGCCCGTCGAGGGTGCCGACTGGGACCTGTGGGTCCTCGCGTCGAGCCCCGGTGAGAGCGCGCGCGTCGCGGGCGAGCTCGGGCTGCCGATCGCCGCGAACTACCACGTGGCACCGTCGGCGACGATCGACACCGTCGCCGCCTACCGCGAGGCGTTCCGGCCCGGGGTGCTCGACGAGCCGTACGTCGTCGTGTCCGCCGACGTGCTCGTCGCCGACACGATCGAGCGGGCGCGCGAGCTTGCGACGCCCTTCGCCGACTGGGTGCTCTCCATCCGCAGCGGCGTCGACGGCGCGATCGCGTACCCCGAGCCGGGCACCTCGCCCGCGTGGGAGGAGCGACCGGAGGCCGAGCGCGCGCTCGTCGCCGACCGCGTCGACACGCGGATCGTCGGCGACCCGGAGACGGTCGTGCAGCGGCTCGAGACGCTGCGCCGCGCGACCGGCGCCGACGAGCTGCTCGTCACCACCGCGACCCACGACGCCGACGACGCGCGCCGCTCGTTCGAGCTGCTCGCGGAGCACTGGTTCGCGAGCTCTGCCCCCGACGCGGCCGCGGGCGCCGTCGTCGCTCCCGCACTCGCCACCACCCCCTGA
- a CDS encoding NADPH-dependent oxidoreductase → MTIAPATDPATATTTSSDDRETDPTDPASGRAAVPADAVPDAGPADAVLDRVHATLGARYGVGPEASGDVAPGAAEGLARAAGLPGGVLDIQLAHRTVRRYLADPLADHVVPTLVAAAQSAPTSSNLQLWSVVAVADPARKDRLAALAGDQEHVRTAPLLLVWLADVARARALGEREGVRLEATDYLETTVVAFLDAALAAQNAVVAAESLGLGTVYIGALRNHPAQVAAELGLPEGVVAVVGLVVGHPDPAGGERVKPRLPQAAVLHAERYRAAGQHEHVAAYEQRIAPFYREEGLDGGWRDRVVDRLRVPGALRGRAHLRPTLAALGFPSK, encoded by the coding sequence ATGACGATCGCCCCCGCCACGGATCCCGCCACCGCGACGACCACGTCGAGCGACGACCGGGAGACCGACCCGACCGACCCCGCGAGCGGGCGTGCTGCCGTGCCCGCGGACGCCGTACCCGACGCCGGGCCCGCCGACGCTGTGCTCGACCGGGTCCACGCGACGCTCGGGGCACGCTACGGCGTCGGCCCGGAGGCCTCCGGTGACGTCGCGCCTGGAGCCGCCGAAGGGCTGGCGCGCGCCGCCGGGCTGCCGGGGGGCGTGCTCGACATCCAGCTCGCGCACCGCACCGTGCGCCGCTACCTCGCCGACCCGCTGGCCGACCACGTCGTGCCGACGCTCGTCGCCGCCGCGCAGTCCGCGCCGACGTCGTCGAACCTCCAGCTCTGGAGCGTCGTCGCCGTCGCCGACCCCGCGCGCAAGGACCGGCTCGCGGCGCTCGCGGGCGACCAGGAGCACGTCCGGACCGCGCCGCTGCTGCTCGTGTGGCTCGCGGACGTCGCCCGGGCGCGCGCCCTCGGCGAGCGCGAGGGCGTCCGGCTCGAGGCGACCGACTACCTCGAGACGACCGTCGTCGCGTTCCTCGACGCCGCGCTCGCCGCGCAGAACGCCGTCGTCGCGGCCGAGTCGCTCGGCCTCGGCACCGTCTACATCGGGGCGCTGCGCAACCACCCGGCCCAGGTCGCGGCGGAGCTCGGCTTGCCCGAGGGCGTCGTCGCGGTCGTGGGGCTCGTCGTCGGCCACCCCGACCCCGCGGGCGGCGAGCGCGTCAAGCCGCGGCTGCCGCAGGCCGCGGTGCTGCACGCCGAGCGCTACCGGGCCGCGGGCCAGCACGAGCACGTCGCGGCGTACGAGCAGCGGATCGCGCCCTTCTACCGCGAGGAAGGGCTCGACGGCGGGTGGCGCGACCGCGTCGTCGACCGCCTGCGCGTCCCCGGCGCCCTGCGCGGGCGCGCCCACCTGCGACCCACGCTCGCCGCGCTCGGGTTCCCGTCCAAGTAG
- a CDS encoding FAD-dependent oxidoreductase gives MTTSTQHVDHLVVGGGVMGSAAAWQLARRRRDVVLLERFAPGHAHGASHGTSRIYRTTYAEPEYLDLAQEALGLWREVESETGTELLDVTGGVSHGRRDGAAERRADAIGAAFAARGIEHEWLDPAAAAERWPGLRFEGRVLHEVATAGRLHADRAVAALQGAAAARGADVRHEVAVRHVERVPEGVRVVTDGGDIVARVVVVTVGAWSAGLLGGPAGGLLGQELPLVVTQEQPAHFALAPGATPQGWPAFTHDVGPGTAWPSGVYGLATPGEGVKVGFHGVGPVVDPDRRSYRPEPGQLAALRDYVRTWLPGLDPDAYVPVSCTYTTTPDHDFVLDRRGPVVVGAGFSGHGFKFAPAVGRVLADLVTLPDGVPAVERFALARLAALPERTAS, from the coding sequence ATGACCACCAGCACCCAGCACGTCGACCACCTCGTGGTCGGGGGCGGCGTGATGGGCTCGGCCGCCGCGTGGCAGCTCGCCCGGCGCAGGCGCGACGTCGTGCTGCTCGAGCGCTTCGCGCCCGGGCACGCGCACGGCGCCTCGCACGGGACGTCGCGCATCTACCGCACGACGTACGCCGAGCCCGAGTACCTCGACCTCGCGCAGGAGGCGCTCGGCCTGTGGCGCGAGGTCGAGTCGGAGACCGGCACCGAGCTCCTCGACGTCACCGGTGGCGTGAGCCACGGGCGGCGCGACGGCGCCGCCGAGCGCCGCGCGGACGCGATCGGCGCGGCGTTCGCGGCCCGCGGGATCGAGCACGAGTGGCTCGACCCCGCGGCCGCGGCCGAGCGGTGGCCGGGACTGCGGTTCGAGGGCCGGGTGCTGCACGAGGTCGCGACGGCCGGGCGGCTGCACGCCGACCGCGCCGTCGCGGCCCTCCAGGGCGCCGCGGCCGCCCGGGGCGCCGACGTCCGGCACGAGGTCGCCGTCCGGCACGTCGAGCGGGTCCCGGAGGGCGTCCGCGTCGTGACCGACGGCGGCGACATCGTCGCGCGGGTCGTCGTCGTGACCGTCGGGGCGTGGAGCGCGGGCCTGCTCGGCGGCCCGGCCGGCGGGCTGCTGGGGCAGGAGCTCCCGCTCGTCGTCACCCAGGAGCAGCCCGCGCACTTCGCGCTCGCCCCGGGCGCGACCCCGCAGGGGTGGCCCGCGTTCACGCACGACGTCGGCCCCGGGACCGCGTGGCCGAGCGGCGTCTACGGCCTCGCGACCCCGGGCGAGGGCGTCAAGGTCGGCTTCCACGGGGTCGGCCCCGTCGTCGACCCCGACCGGCGCTCCTACCGGCCGGAGCCGGGCCAGCTCGCCGCGCTGCGCGACTACGTGCGCACCTGGCTGCCCGGCCTCGACCCCGACGCGTACGTCCCCGTGAGCTGCACGTACACCACGACGCCCGACCACGACTTCGTGCTCGACCGCCGCGGCCCGGTCGTCGTCGGCGCGGGGTTCTCCGGCCACGGCTTCAAGTTTGCCCCGGCGGTCGGCCGCGTGCTCGCCGACCTCGTCACCCTTCCCGACGGCGTCCCCGCGGTCGAGCGGTTCGCGCTCGCCCGCCTCGCTGCACTCCCCGAGAGGACTGCGTCATGA
- a CDS encoding ABC transporter substrate-binding protein — translation MTATTTRARAPRALAALAVVPLLALAACSGVSTEAPAAAEEGAASSDGTTESTTSVSDALDVSTSPDQDRLRTTESPEAIALLPDAWKDKDEIVVAISAGSAPPLGFLADDDETPIGNETDIAQLVADALGKDLRLEVKAWADWPLALGSGDVDAVISNVTVTEERKETIDFSTYRNDELGWLVGADSDITSITKREDIAGKVVAVGSGTNQEKIVLEWDRLNQEDGLEPIQGPEYYEQFSDVLLALQSGRIETYVGPNASLAYQAAISPQDFSVVGTLNGGWPDTAQIAVATKKGNEAAPAITAAINHAIEDGTYLEVLQRWGLESEAVEESQTNPPGLPKTE, via the coding sequence GTGACCGCAACGACCACCCGCGCCCGCGCCCCCCGCGCGCTCGCCGCCCTCGCCGTCGTGCCCCTGCTGGCGCTCGCGGCCTGCTCCGGGGTGAGCACCGAGGCCCCGGCCGCCGCGGAGGAGGGCGCGGCCTCCTCGGACGGCACGACGGAGAGCACGACGTCCGTGTCGGACGCCCTCGACGTGAGCACGAGCCCCGACCAGGACCGCCTCCGCACCACCGAGTCGCCCGAGGCGATCGCGCTCCTCCCGGACGCCTGGAAGGACAAGGACGAGATCGTCGTCGCGATCTCCGCCGGCTCCGCACCGCCGCTCGGCTTCCTCGCCGACGACGACGAGACGCCCATCGGCAACGAGACGGACATCGCGCAGCTCGTCGCCGACGCGCTCGGCAAGGACCTGCGGCTCGAGGTCAAGGCGTGGGCCGACTGGCCGCTCGCTCTGGGCTCGGGCGACGTCGACGCCGTGATCTCCAACGTCACCGTGACCGAGGAGCGCAAGGAGACCATCGACTTCTCCACGTACCGCAACGACGAGCTCGGCTGGCTCGTGGGCGCCGACTCCGACATCACGTCGATCACGAAGCGCGAGGACATCGCGGGCAAGGTCGTCGCGGTCGGCTCCGGGACGAACCAGGAGAAGATCGTGCTCGAGTGGGACCGCCTCAACCAGGAGGACGGCCTCGAGCCCATCCAGGGCCCCGAGTACTACGAGCAGTTCTCCGACGTCCTGCTCGCGCTCCAGTCCGGGCGCATCGAGACGTACGTCGGCCCCAACGCCTCCCTCGCGTACCAGGCGGCGATCTCCCCGCAGGACTTCTCGGTCGTCGGCACGCTCAACGGCGGCTGGCCCGACACGGCGCAGATCGCCGTCGCGACCAAGAAGGGCAACGAGGCCGCCCCGGCCATCACCGCCGCGATCAACCACGCCATCGAGGACGGCACATACCTCGAGGTGCTCCAGCGGTGGGGCCTGGAGTCCGAGGCCGTCGAGGAGTCGCAGACCAACCCACCCGGCCTGCCGAAGACGGAGTGA
- a CDS encoding amino acid ABC transporter ATP-binding protein produces the protein MSAATATGATATAGVATAGLVEIHGVHKSFGTLEVLRDVSLTVPPGSVTVVLGPSGSGKSTFLRAINHLEKVDKGFISLDGELIGYRRKGNTLRELKEREILGQRTQIGFVFQSFNLFPHLTALENVVEAPRSAQRRRREDVEPEARALLERVGLADKADARPRQLSGGQQQRVAIARALALRPKVLLFDEPTSALDPELVGEVLEVIKDVASTGTTLVVVTHEIGFAREVADTVVFMDDGVVVEQGTPAEVLDHPRHDRTRAFLQKVL, from the coding sequence ATGAGCGCCGCCACCGCGACCGGCGCCACCGCGACCGCAGGCGTCGCGACCGCCGGGCTCGTCGAGATCCACGGCGTCCACAAGAGCTTCGGCACGCTCGAGGTGCTGCGTGACGTGTCGCTCACCGTGCCGCCCGGGTCCGTGACGGTCGTGCTCGGCCCGTCGGGCTCCGGGAAGTCGACGTTCCTGCGGGCGATCAACCACCTCGAGAAGGTCGACAAGGGGTTCATCTCGCTCGACGGCGAGCTCATCGGGTACCGCCGCAAGGGCAACACCCTGCGCGAGCTCAAGGAGCGCGAGATCCTCGGCCAGCGCACCCAGATCGGGTTCGTCTTCCAGAGCTTCAACCTCTTCCCGCACCTCACCGCGCTCGAGAACGTCGTCGAGGCGCCGCGCTCCGCGCAGCGTCGCCGTCGCGAGGACGTCGAGCCCGAGGCCCGGGCGCTGCTCGAGCGCGTCGGGCTCGCGGACAAGGCCGACGCGCGGCCGCGCCAGCTCTCCGGCGGCCAGCAGCAGCGCGTCGCCATCGCCCGCGCGCTGGCGCTGCGGCCCAAGGTGCTGCTGTTCGACGAGCCGACCTCGGCGCTCGACCCCGAGCTCGTGGGGGAGGTGCTCGAGGTCATCAAGGACGTCGCGAGCACCGGCACGACGCTCGTCGTCGTCACGCACGAGATCGGCTTCGCCCGCGAGGTCGCCGACACCGTCGTGTTCATGGACGACGGCGTCGTCGTGGAGCAGGGCACGCCCGCCGAGGTGCTCGACCACCCGCGCCACGACCGCACCCGGGCCTTCCTCCAGAAGGTCCTCTGA
- a CDS encoding amino acid ABC transporter permease — MSTVSLPQDESRQLAPPSGRHPADPRGGVEDALPLESLRIVPARHPGRWAATAGVAVLLAMVVSSLVTNDRWEWDVVAQYLTWPSILEGAWATIRLTLVASVVGFALGTVLALMRLSRSPLLQSVSWTYTWVFRSVPLLLQLLLWYNLAYLYPYLSVGIPFGPEFLYFDTLSVIDKFWAAILGLGLSQAAYSAEIVRAGILSVDQGQQEAAASLGIPKRRQVSRIILPQAMRSIIPTAVNEVIGLLKGTSIVYVLAYGELFYIVSVIYGRNGRVVPLLIVASIWYLVLTTLITVVQYYVERHYAKGAVRTLPPTPLQKARWTVLVWAARLSGRPVPDSVPPAYAARARVGVLTRTARTSGGAA; from the coding sequence ATGAGCACCGTGTCGCTCCCGCAGGACGAGTCCCGGCAGCTCGCACCGCCGTCGGGCCGGCACCCCGCCGACCCGCGCGGCGGTGTCGAGGACGCGCTGCCGCTCGAGAGCCTGCGCATCGTCCCCGCCCGGCACCCGGGCCGGTGGGCAGCGACGGCCGGCGTGGCCGTGCTGCTCGCCATGGTCGTCAGCTCGCTCGTGACGAACGACCGCTGGGAGTGGGACGTCGTCGCGCAGTACCTCACGTGGCCCTCGATCCTCGAGGGCGCGTGGGCGACGATCCGCCTGACGCTCGTCGCGTCGGTCGTCGGGTTCGCGCTCGGCACCGTGCTCGCCCTCATGCGGCTGTCGCGCTCGCCGCTCCTGCAGTCGGTGTCGTGGACGTACACGTGGGTGTTCCGGTCCGTGCCGCTGCTGCTGCAGCTCCTGCTCTGGTACAACCTCGCGTACCTCTACCCGTACCTCAGCGTCGGCATCCCGTTCGGGCCCGAGTTCCTGTACTTCGACACGCTGTCCGTGATCGACAAGTTCTGGGCCGCGATCCTCGGCCTCGGGCTCTCGCAGGCCGCGTACTCGGCGGAGATCGTGCGCGCCGGGATCCTCTCGGTCGACCAGGGGCAGCAGGAGGCGGCCGCGTCGCTCGGCATCCCCAAGCGGCGCCAGGTGAGCCGCATCATCCTGCCGCAGGCGATGCGCTCCATCATCCCGACGGCCGTCAACGAGGTGATCGGGCTGCTCAAGGGCACGTCGATCGTCTACGTCCTCGCGTACGGCGAGCTGTTCTACATCGTGAGCGTCATCTACGGCCGCAACGGCCGCGTCGTGCCGCTGCTCATCGTCGCGTCGATCTGGTACCTCGTGCTGACCACGCTCATCACGGTCGTCCAGTACTACGTCGAGCGGCACTACGCGAAGGGCGCCGTGCGCACGCTGCCCCCGACGCCGCTGCAGAAGGCACGCTGGACCGTCCTGGTCTGGGCGGCGCGGCTCTCCGGCCGGCCGGTGCCCGACTCCGTCCCGCCCGCGTACGCGGCCCGCGCCCGCGTGGGCGTGCTGACGCGCACCGCGCGCACGTCGGGAGGTGCGGCATGA
- a CDS encoding GNAT family N-acetyltransferase has translation MTALAAGPATTGSTGEAGPSAAARDVRSVLMDDPLVRPLLDELSHEYWTRYQRVLTAEELRAEMEHYPAQDFAAPHGELVLVLEDGDPVAGGAFRRRTEPELGDPARLARPAARRADGAPAVRTAELKRIWTHSAHRRRGLARLVLAELERRAVERGYRRVYLTTGPRQPEAAGLYLATGYTPLFDTGTDPEEIGPLAFEKWLEVAP, from the coding sequence ATGACCGCGCTCGCGGCGGGACCGGCCACGACGGGATCGACCGGGGAGGCGGGGCCGAGCGCAGCAGCGCGCGATGTCCGCTCCGTCCTCATGGACGACCCGCTCGTCCGCCCCCTCCTCGACGAGCTGTCCCACGAATACTGGACGCGGTACCAGCGCGTGCTCACCGCCGAGGAGCTCCGCGCGGAGATGGAGCACTACCCCGCGCAGGACTTCGCGGCACCGCACGGCGAGCTCGTGCTCGTGCTGGAGGACGGCGACCCGGTCGCGGGCGGCGCGTTCCGGCGTCGGACCGAGCCCGAGCTGGGTGACCCGGCCCGCCTCGCCCGGCCGGCCGCGCGCCGCGCCGACGGGGCGCCCGCCGTGCGGACCGCCGAGCTCAAGCGGATCTGGACGCACTCGGCGCACCGGCGCCGCGGGCTGGCGCGCCTCGTGCTCGCCGAGCTCGAGCGCCGGGCCGTCGAGCGCGGCTACCGGCGCGTGTACCTCACGACGGGCCCGCGCCAGCCCGAGGCCGCTGGCCTCTACCTCGCGACGGGCTACACGCCCCTGTTCGACACCGGGACCGATCCCGAGGAGATCGGCCCGCTCGCCTTCGAGAAGTGGTTGGAGGTCGCGCCATGA
- a CDS encoding DUF1684 domain-containing protein has protein sequence MSTSTPTATGAVADDPAAPGPAADAQDAAAWAAWHAEREDGLRPPHGWLSLVAYHWLPAEPAALPGVPGLWWADADGAHHRAGEGGAVRTTTGDSVGTVVVTEGGSSVAGTFLPDGRDAGDPADGGETREVAVEVVRRTGRYAVRLRDPLAPARTGFDGVPTFAYDPAWVVDAAVRWYDAPRPVVVGAARPGLVHHVSTVGEVDLVVERDGGSHRATLVLTGKPGGAVTLLFSDEALHLDEAVAPWRVLWVEADVAPGTEGRVRLDLNRTINLPYAFSDFGTCPAPVEGNHVPFAVTAGERAPR, from the coding sequence ATGAGCACGAGCACGCCGACCGCCACGGGCGCCGTGGCCGACGACCCCGCCGCCCCCGGGCCGGCCGCCGACGCGCAGGACGCCGCCGCGTGGGCGGCGTGGCACGCCGAGCGCGAGGACGGGCTGCGCCCGCCGCACGGCTGGCTGAGCCTCGTCGCGTACCACTGGCTCCCGGCCGAGCCCGCCGCACTGCCCGGCGTGCCCGGGCTCTGGTGGGCCGACGCCGACGGCGCGCACCACCGCGCGGGCGAGGGCGGCGCCGTCCGCACGACGACGGGCGACTCCGTCGGGACCGTCGTCGTCACGGAGGGCGGGTCGTCGGTCGCGGGCACGTTCCTGCCGGACGGCCGGGACGCGGGCGACCCGGCGGACGGGGGTGAGACGCGCGAGGTCGCGGTGGAGGTCGTGCGCCGCACGGGCCGGTACGCCGTCCGGCTGCGCGACCCACTCGCCCCCGCCAGGACGGGGTTCGACGGCGTCCCGACGTTCGCGTACGACCCCGCCTGGGTCGTGGACGCGGCGGTGCGCTGGTACGACGCGCCGCGGCCCGTGGTCGTCGGCGCCGCGCGCCCCGGGCTGGTGCACCACGTGAGCACGGTCGGCGAGGTCGACCTCGTGGTCGAGCGTGACGGGGGCTCCCACCGCGCGACGCTCGTCCTCACGGGCAAGCCCGGCGGCGCGGTGACGCTGCTGTTCAGCGACGAGGCCTTGCACCTCGACGAGGCCGTCGCGCCCTGGCGCGTGCTGTGGGTGGAGGCCGACGTGGCGCCCGGCACCGAGGGGCGCGTGCGCCTCGACCTCAACCGCACGATCAACCTCCCGTACGCGTTCAGCGACTTCGGCACCTGCCCGGCGCCGGTCGAGGGCAACCACGTGCCGTTCGCCGTCACCGCGGGCGAGAGGGCACCCCGATGA
- a CDS encoding NtaA/DmoA family FMN-dependent monooxygenase (This protein belongs to a clade of FMN-dependent monooxygenases, within a broader family of flavin-dependent oxidoreductases, the luciferase-like monooxygenase (LMM) family, some of whose members use coenzyme F420 rather than FMN.), protein MSTRPRKQIHLGAHFPGVNNTTVWSDPRSRSQIDFASFEHLARRAEDAKLDFFFLAEGLRLREHKGRIHDLDVVGRPDTLPVLAALAAVTDRLGLAGTINTTFNEPWELAKQFATLDLLSEGRAAWNLVTSPDAFTGANFRRGGYLPYPERYARAAEVVEVARALWDSWDDDAVLADRIAGEFLRPGSVRPVAHHGTYADVVGLFETPRGPQGHPVLFQAGDSADGRDFAARTADVVFSAHSTFDAGRAFYEDVKGRLAAHGRDRDSLKILPATVVVLGDTPAEAEERAREIRLQQVSGPTAIAFLEQVWGRDLEAYDPEGPLPDVDPDTENLSITRGRVRHAKDPAAVAAAWREQAEANGWSIRELVIQVTSRGGFVGTPQQVADDIDRHVQEDASDGFILVPHLTPGGLDDVFDRVVPLLQERGSFRTEYEGTTLREHLGLARPGAAPRAADPEPASAELVG, encoded by the coding sequence ATGAGCACGCGCCCCCGCAAGCAGATCCACCTCGGCGCCCACTTCCCGGGCGTCAACAACACCACCGTCTGGAGCGACCCCCGCTCGCGCAGCCAGATCGACTTCGCCTCGTTCGAGCACCTCGCGCGTCGCGCCGAGGACGCGAAGCTCGACTTCTTCTTCCTCGCCGAGGGCCTGCGCCTGCGCGAGCACAAGGGCCGCATCCACGACCTCGACGTCGTGGGGCGCCCCGACACCCTGCCCGTGCTGGCCGCGCTCGCGGCGGTCACGGACCGCCTCGGCCTCGCGGGCACGATCAACACGACGTTCAACGAGCCGTGGGAGCTCGCGAAGCAGTTCGCGACGCTCGACCTGCTCTCCGAGGGCCGCGCGGCCTGGAACCTCGTGACGAGCCCCGACGCCTTCACGGGAGCCAACTTCCGCCGCGGCGGCTACCTCCCGTACCCGGAGCGCTACGCCCGGGCGGCCGAGGTCGTCGAGGTCGCGCGCGCCCTGTGGGACTCGTGGGACGACGACGCGGTGCTGGCCGACCGCATCGCGGGCGAGTTCCTGCGCCCTGGGTCGGTGCGGCCGGTCGCGCACCACGGGACGTACGCGGACGTCGTCGGGCTGTTCGAGACGCCGCGCGGGCCGCAGGGCCACCCGGTCCTGTTCCAGGCGGGCGACTCCGCCGACGGCCGCGACTTCGCCGCCCGGACCGCCGACGTCGTGTTCTCCGCGCACTCGACGTTCGACGCCGGTCGCGCGTTCTACGAGGACGTCAAGGGGCGCCTCGCCGCGCACGGGCGCGACCGGGACTCCCTGAAGATCCTGCCCGCGACCGTCGTCGTGCTGGGCGACACGCCCGCCGAGGCGGAGGAGCGCGCGCGGGAGATCCGGCTCCAGCAGGTCTCGGGCCCGACGGCGATCGCGTTCCTCGAGCAGGTCTGGGGCCGCGACCTCGAGGCGTACGACCCCGAGGGGCCGTTGCCCGACGTCGACCCCGACACGGAGAACCTGTCGATCACGCGCGGGCGCGTGCGGCACGCGAAAGACCCGGCGGCGGTCGCCGCGGCGTGGCGCGAGCAGGCCGAGGCGAACGGCTGGTCGATCCGCGAGCTCGTCATCCAGGTGACGTCGCGCGGCGGGTTCGTCGGCACGCCGCAGCAGGTCGCGGACGACATCGACCGCCACGTCCAGGAGGACGCCTCCGACGGCTTCATCCTCGTCCCGCACCTCACGCCGGGCGGGCTCGACGACGTCTTCGACCGCGTCGTCCCGCTGCTCCAGGAGCGCGGCTCGTTCCGCACGGAGTACGAGGGCACGACCCTGCGCGAGCATCTCGGCCTCGCCCGGCCCGGAGCCGCGCCGCGGGCCGCCGACCCCGAGCCGGCCTCGGCCGAGCTCGTCGGCTGA